A single window of Rhizobium sp. SL42 DNA harbors:
- a CDS encoding NIPSNAP family protein codes for MITCIIRYQIDPFAREAFATYARNWGEAIPRCGADLIGYYGPHEGSATTAYGIYNVRDLAAYEAYRKRLAADPLGRANYDFAARERFILKEDRLFLSKVSDLPSDRVQP; via the coding sequence ATGATCACCTGCATCATCCGTTATCAGATCGACCCGTTCGCTCGCGAAGCCTTTGCCACATATGCCCGTAACTGGGGTGAGGCGATACCACGCTGCGGCGCCGATCTCATCGGCTATTACGGCCCGCATGAGGGTTCGGCCACCACCGCCTACGGCATCTACAATGTCCGGGATCTGGCGGCCTATGAGGCCTATCGCAAGCGGCTTGCCGCCGATCCGCTCGGCAGGGCCAACTACGATTTTGCAGCAAGGGAGCGTTTCATCCTGAAGGAGGATCGCCTTTTCCTCAGCAAGGTCTCCGACCTGCCATCCGATCGGGTGCAACCATGA
- a CDS encoding antibiotic biosynthesis monooxygenase family protein, translating into MIAVIFEVTPFLGERHRYLDLAGDLRCKLEKIDGFISVERFESLSLRGKLLSLSFWRDEESVRRWRETDEHRAAQAEGRGGVFADYRLRVAHVLRDYGLDARDEAPPDSRSLHG; encoded by the coding sequence ATGATCGCCGTCATCTTCGAAGTGACGCCTTTTCTTGGCGAGCGGCATCGCTATCTCGATCTGGCCGGCGACCTGCGCTGCAAGCTCGAAAAGATCGACGGTTTCATTTCCGTCGAGCGTTTCGAAAGCCTCAGCCTGCGCGGCAAGCTTCTCTCCCTGTCTTTCTGGCGCGACGAGGAATCGGTGCGCAGATGGCGCGAGACCGATGAGCACCGCGCGGCACAAGCTGAAGGCCGGGGCGGTGTGTTCGCCGATTATCGCCTGCGCGTCGCCCATGTGCTGCGCGACTATGGCCTGGACGCGCGCGACGAAGCGCCGCCCGACAGCCGTTCGCTGCATGGCTGA
- a CDS encoding GntR family transcriptional regulator, whose translation MENDRDDTLASRISRALAERIIHGELIPGSRLGQDHIAEEFGASHVPVREAFRRLEAQGLVVSIPRRGVRVASFDLKQVREVAEMRAALEVLALRHAAPNLTADVLDAAEQAASDADNAKDVRSWEEANRRFHRLIVSTCDMPRLLTVIDDLHAVSARFLFIAWRAAWEARTDHDHRAILGALRDGDASEACRILERHVQWIGRAPMPLNGVRDDEGFAIVG comes from the coding sequence ATGGAAAACGATCGGGACGATACCCTTGCAAGCCGCATCAGCCGCGCTTTGGCGGAGCGCATCATCCATGGCGAACTGATCCCCGGCTCGCGTCTCGGCCAGGACCATATCGCCGAGGAGTTCGGCGCGAGCCATGTGCCGGTGCGCGAGGCCTTTCGAAGGCTGGAAGCGCAGGGTCTGGTCGTCAGCATTCCACGCCGCGGCGTGCGTGTCGCTTCGTTCGATCTGAAGCAGGTGCGTGAAGTCGCTGAAATGCGTGCGGCGCTGGAAGTTCTGGCGCTCAGGCATGCGGCGCCCAACCTGACGGCGGACGTGCTCGATGCCGCCGAGCAGGCTGCAAGTGATGCCGACAATGCCAAGGATGTGCGCAGCTGGGAGGAGGCCAATCGCCGCTTCCATCGGCTGATCGTTTCGACCTGCGACATGCCGCGCTTGCTGACCGTCATCGACGACCTGCACGCTGTCAGCGCCCGTTTTCTATTCATTGCCTGGCGCGCCGCCTGGGAGGCGCGCACCGACCACGACCACCGCGCCATTCTGGGCGCCCTGCGTGACGGTGATGCCAGCGAGGCCTGCCGCATTCTCGAGCGTCATGTGCAGTGGATCGGCCGCGCGCCAATGCCGCTGAACGGTGTCCGCGACGATGAAGGCTTTGCCATCGTCGGCTAG
- a CDS encoding biotin transporter BioY produces MTYFTTAPAHRFDPLGIEHRSLAIRAVLLLIGTGILAIASQISVPMVPVPITMQTFAITMIGVLYGWRLGALTLLAWLGEAMLGLPVLANGGAGLAPFVGPTAGYLVSFPLIAALAGFLAEKGWTGERIVLSFVSHLSANILCLAIGGAWLSWLIGLEKGLALGVTPFILGAVLKSALAAAVLMAIGRRATGRIDI; encoded by the coding sequence ATGACTTATTTCACCACGGCACCTGCCCATCGCTTCGACCCGCTTGGTATCGAGCACCGCTCTCTCGCCATTCGGGCCGTACTTCTCCTCATTGGCACCGGCATTCTCGCGATCGCCTCGCAGATCAGCGTGCCCATGGTCCCGGTCCCGATCACCATGCAGACATTCGCGATCACGATGATCGGTGTGCTGTATGGCTGGCGGCTCGGCGCCCTGACGTTGCTTGCCTGGCTGGGCGAGGCGATGCTCGGTCTGCCGGTGCTTGCCAATGGCGGCGCGGGCCTTGCTCCCTTTGTCGGGCCGACGGCAGGTTACCTCGTGTCCTTCCCGCTGATTGCCGCTCTTGCCGGGTTCCTGGCGGAAAAAGGCTGGACCGGCGAGCGCATTGTCTTGAGTTTCGTCTCCCATCTCTCGGCCAATATCCTGTGCCTGGCCATCGGCGGCGCCTGGCTCTCCTGGCTGATCGGGCTGGAAAAAGGCCTCGCACTCGGTGTGACGCCCTTCATCCTCGGCGCCGTGCTGAAATCCGCGCTTGCTGCTGCCGTCCTGATGGCGATCGGTCGCCGCGCCACCGGCCGCATCGATATCTGA
- a CDS encoding DUF1284 domain-containing protein: protein MTVRLRAHHLLCMLTYVGKGYSPAFVDNYEAIAARLSAGEEIEIVDGPDDICAPLLCGAQPHCLGESVAERDRKAAGAVAMLLAMPVAIGALIRPNALLLGRLRRAFAAGSIRTACAGCEWSGLCDAVSDGGYAGVRIAIATASAPKHRQSALHGCSQA from the coding sequence ATGACCGTCAGGCTCCGCGCCCATCACCTGCTCTGCATGCTGACCTATGTCGGCAAGGGGTATTCGCCAGCCTTCGTCGACAACTACGAGGCGATCGCCGCCCGATTGTCGGCGGGCGAGGAGATCGAAATCGTCGACGGGCCTGACGACATCTGCGCGCCGCTTCTCTGCGGCGCGCAACCGCATTGCCTCGGCGAAAGCGTCGCTGAGCGCGACCGTAAGGCGGCTGGGGCTGTGGCCATGCTTCTGGCCATGCCGGTTGCGATTGGCGCTTTGATCAGGCCGAACGCCTTGCTGCTCGGTCGCCTGCGCCGGGCTTTTGCCGCAGGCTCGATCCGCACCGCCTGTGCAGGCTGCGAATGGTCCGGCCTGTGCGATGCGGTCTCTGATGGTGGCTATGCCGGCGTCCGCATCGCGATTGCCACAGCCTCCGCACCCAAGCACCGTCAGAGCGCCTTGCACGGATGCAGCCAGGCGTGA
- a CDS encoding MmcQ/YjbR family DNA-binding protein, whose amino-acid sequence MLTIDDLRQIILALPTTEETTSWGAVSFKVNGKAMLFWNPTHDCPVFKVPYEERDHLIEIDPDTFFTTDHHRPYPMVLARPDRLDIEWVRENLTRVWRAQAKKAVVKAWDAGRGPLFPSGEKVARSAG is encoded by the coding sequence ATGCTGACGATTGACGACCTGCGCCAGATCATCCTCGCTTTGCCGACGACGGAGGAAACCACCTCCTGGGGAGCCGTTTCCTTCAAGGTCAACGGCAAGGCCATGCTATTCTGGAACCCGACCCACGACTGCCCGGTGTTCAAGGTGCCGTACGAGGAGCGCGACCACCTGATCGAGATCGACCCCGACACCTTCTTCACCACCGACCACCACCGCCCCTATCCGATGGTGCTCGCACGTCCCGACCGCCTCGACATCGAATGGGTGCGCGAAAACCTCACCCGCGTCTGGCGGGCACAGGCCAAGAAGGCGGTAGTAAAGGCCTGGGATGCGGGACGCGGTCCTCTTTTCCCCAGCGGGGAGAAGGTGGCGCGCAGCGCCGGATGA
- a CDS encoding DUF6680 family protein codes for MDWLTSLGTTDVAIICATLLGPVLAVQAQKFLERRREVKERRLAIFRTLMATRAAILSPAHVEALNAVPMEFYGSGAKLRQINESWKLYLDHYDDRLNYNEAWAQKRVDLFIDLLHLISQFLGYGFSKTQLLRDIYSPKAHGDLEAEQTIIRKRLVALLQGEITLPLAIKEFPNTTSEADNLSVPPEAMAPERVIDS; via the coding sequence TTGGACTGGCTAACCTCTCTAGGCACAACTGATGTAGCCATTATCTGCGCAACTTTGCTTGGGCCGGTTTTAGCTGTACAAGCTCAGAAATTCCTTGAGCGTCGGCGAGAGGTGAAAGAGAGGCGGCTAGCCATTTTTCGGACATTAATGGCGACGCGAGCTGCAATCCTTTCTCCGGCTCACGTCGAGGCTCTCAATGCGGTACCAATGGAATTTTACGGCTCCGGAGCAAAGCTGCGGCAAATAAATGAGTCGTGGAAACTGTACCTTGACCACTATGATGATCGACTAAATTACAATGAGGCTTGGGCGCAGAAGCGGGTAGATCTGTTTATCGATCTGCTGCACCTCATTTCTCAGTTTCTCGGATATGGATTCAGCAAAACGCAGCTTCTGAGAGACATATACTCACCGAAAGCACATGGAGATCTTGAGGCGGAACAAACGATTATCCGCAAAAGATTGGTGGCGCTTTTGCAAGGTGAAATCACGCTACCGCTCGCAATCAAAGAATTCCCAAACACCACTTCTGAGGCCGATAACTTGTCAGTGCCACCTGAAGCAATGGCACCGGAAAGGGTCATTGATTCTTAG
- a CDS encoding site-specific DNA-methyltransferase, translated as MASVFPLAELRRSSDPLAWVDSIIKGDCVSALEALPDKSVDVIFADPPYNLQLGGALHRPDQSLVDACDDEWDQFASFQAYDAFTRAWLLACRRVLKPTGTIWVIGSYHNIFRVGATLQDLNFWILNDIVWRKTNPMPNFKGRRFQNAHETMIWASPDPKAKGYTFNYDALKASNDDVQMRSDWLFPICSGGERLKGDDGKKVHPTQKPEALLARILMASSKPGDIVLDPFFGSGTTGAVAKRLGRHFVGIEREQDYIDAASARIAAVEPLGKMELTVLTGKKAEPRVAFNTLVESGLIKPGQVLTSEKRRHSAIVRADGTLVSGGEAGSIHRLGAKVQGLDACNGWTFWHYEDGKTLRPIDELRTVIRNGMARLD; from the coding sequence ATGGCTTCTGTATTCCCGCTTGCCGAACTCCGCCGTTCGTCCGACCCGCTCGCCTGGGTCGACAGCATCATCAAGGGCGATTGCGTCTCCGCTCTCGAGGCCCTTCCCGACAAATCCGTCGACGTCATCTTCGCCGACCCGCCATACAACCTGCAGCTCGGTGGCGCGCTGCATCGTCCTGACCAGTCGCTCGTCGATGCCTGCGACGACGAATGGGACCAGTTCGCCTCGTTCCAGGCCTATGATGCCTTTACCCGCGCCTGGCTGCTCGCCTGCCGCCGCGTGCTGAAACCGACTGGCACGATCTGGGTCATCGGCTCCTACCACAACATCTTCCGCGTCGGTGCGACCCTGCAGGACCTGAATTTCTGGATCCTCAACGACATCGTCTGGCGCAAGACCAACCCGATGCCGAACTTCAAGGGTCGTCGTTTCCAGAACGCCCATGAGACGATGATCTGGGCTTCGCCGGATCCAAAGGCAAAGGGCTACACCTTCAACTACGATGCGCTGAAGGCGTCGAACGACGACGTGCAGATGCGCTCCGACTGGCTCTTCCCGATCTGCTCTGGCGGCGAGCGCCTGAAGGGCGACGATGGCAAGAAGGTCCATCCGACCCAGAAGCCGGAGGCGCTGCTCGCCCGGATCCTGATGGCCTCGTCGAAGCCGGGCGACATAGTGCTCGATCCCTTCTTCGGTTCCGGCACGACCGGTGCGGTGGCCAAGCGCCTCGGCCGGCATTTCGTCGGTATCGAGCGCGAGCAGGACTATATCGATGCGGCCTCGGCCCGCATCGCCGCCGTCGAACCGCTTGGCAAGATGGAGCTGACGGTTCTGACCGGCAAGAAGGCCGAGCCGCGCGTCGCCTTCAACACGCTGGTTGAATCGGGCCTGATCAAGCCCGGCCAGGTCCTCACGTCGGAGAAGCGCCGCCATTCTGCCATCGTTCGTGCCGATGGTACGCTGGTGTCGGGCGGCGAAGCCGGTTCCATCCATCGCCTCGGCGCAAAGGTCCAGGGCCTTGATGCCTGCAATGGCTGGACGTTCTGGCACTATGAAGACGGCAAGACCCTGCGCCCGATCGACGAATTGCGCACGGTCATCCGCAACGGAATGGCCAGGCTGGACTAA
- a CDS encoding nuclear transport factor 2 family protein yields MTFDPVTAAQRFHHAINDLDFAVIDDFFADDAVYGSIKVGQLSGKAEIMAAFRRYFDTYPDQVAVDELTEAVSPMAARAVWRLKATHAETGEPLVRFGEETITFNADGKIISVDVTDYKV; encoded by the coding sequence ATGACCTTTGACCCCGTGACTGCCGCCCAGCGTTTTCATCACGCCATCAACGATCTCGACTTTGCCGTGATCGACGATTTCTTCGCCGACGACGCCGTCTATGGCTCGATCAAGGTCGGCCAGCTGAGCGGCAAGGCCGAGATCATGGCGGCGTTCCGGCGTTATTTCGATACCTATCCGGACCAGGTGGCGGTCGACGAACTGACGGAAGCGGTGTCGCCGATGGCCGCACGCGCGGTGTGGCGGCTGAAGGCGACGCATGCCGAAACCGGCGAGCCGCTGGTGCGTTTCGGCGAGGAAACGATCACTTTCAACGCGGATGGCAAGATCATCTCGGTCGACGTCACCGACTACAAGGTCTGA
- a CDS encoding HAD family hydrolase, which translates to MPAEIRHIVFDIGKVLIHYDPNLPYSRIIPDADERQWFFANVCTHDWNLEQDRGRDWNEAEALLITQYPEREAQIRAFRQNWAEMVPHAYDDSVAIMTGLIDAGRDVTMLTNFAADTFTEARKMYPFLNIPRGVTVSGEIGLIKPDVAIYDKHARDFGLDPAQTIFIDDSYANVEGARAAGWQAVHFTGADQLKTDLASHGIKV; encoded by the coding sequence ATGCCTGCTGAAATCCGCCATATCGTGTTCGACATCGGCAAGGTGCTGATCCATTACGATCCGAACCTGCCCTATTCGCGCATCATCCCGGATGCCGACGAACGCCAGTGGTTTTTCGCCAATGTCTGCACCCATGACTGGAACCTCGAGCAGGATCGCGGCCGCGACTGGAACGAGGCCGAAGCACTGCTGATCACGCAGTATCCGGAACGGGAAGCACAGATCCGCGCCTTTCGCCAGAATTGGGCCGAAATGGTGCCGCATGCCTATGACGACAGCGTCGCGATCATGACTGGGCTGATCGATGCGGGCCGCGACGTCACCATGCTGACCAACTTCGCCGCCGACACATTCACGGAGGCGCGCAAGATGTATCCGTTCCTCAACATCCCGCGCGGCGTCACTGTGTCCGGCGAGATCGGCCTGATCAAGCCGGATGTGGCGATCTACGACAAGCATGCGCGCGATTTCGGGCTTGATCCCGCCCAGACGATCTTCATCGACGACAGCTATGCGAATGTCGAAGGCGCACGTGCGGCCGGCTGGCAGGCGGTGCATTTTACCGGTGCAGATCAGCTGAAGACGGATCTTGCATCCCACGGGATCAAGGTCTGA
- the mutY gene encoding A/G-specific adenine glycosylase codes for MKRATLPKFPKIQPTAAALLGWYDRHHRELPWRISPAMAKRGVRPNPYHIWMSEVMLQQTTVAAVKAYFARFIDRWPKVEDLAQAPTEDVMAAWAGLGYYARARNLKKCAEAVAFTHGGVFPDTEDRLRALPGIGDYTSAAVAAIAFNRQAAVMDGNVERVISRLFAIDAPLPGSKPQMKAQVAAMTPADRPGDFAQAMMDLGATICTPKRPACALCPFNDACLALFTDEPERFPVKAAKKEKPVRRGAAFIAVDRDGKLLLRKRVETGLLGGMTEVPTTAWTARIDGETGTDAAPFPADWQAAGSIAHVFTHFELRLSIFRAGPIVAPPGDHGFWVPVTELDGQALPTVMKKAIAAAIPTAFANTKE; via the coding sequence ATGAAGCGCGCGACACTGCCCAAATTTCCCAAAATACAACCGACCGCCGCAGCCCTGCTTGGCTGGTATGACCGCCATCACCGCGAGCTGCCTTGGCGCATTTCGCCAGCCATGGCCAAGCGCGGCGTCCGGCCCAACCCCTACCATATCTGGATGTCGGAGGTGATGCTGCAGCAGACGACGGTCGCTGCGGTGAAGGCTTATTTCGCCAGGTTCATTGACCGCTGGCCGAAGGTCGAGGACCTGGCCCAGGCGCCGACGGAGGACGTGATGGCCGCCTGGGCGGGGCTTGGCTATTATGCCCGGGCGCGCAACCTGAAGAAATGCGCCGAGGCCGTCGCCTTCACGCATGGCGGCGTGTTTCCCGACACCGAAGACCGCCTGCGCGCCCTGCCCGGCATCGGCGACTACACGTCGGCTGCGGTCGCGGCGATCGCGTTCAACCGCCAGGCGGCGGTGATGGACGGTAATGTCGAGCGGGTCATCTCGCGGCTCTTTGCCATCGACGCCCCCCTGCCCGGCTCCAAGCCGCAGATGAAGGCGCAGGTGGCCGCCATGACGCCCGCCGACCGGCCGGGCGATTTTGCCCAGGCGATGATGGATCTCGGCGCCACCATCTGCACGCCTAAACGGCCGGCCTGCGCACTCTGTCCGTTCAACGATGCCTGTCTGGCGCTATTCACCGACGAACCGGAACGCTTTCCGGTGAAGGCGGCAAAGAAGGAGAAGCCGGTGCGGCGGGGGGCTGCCTTCATCGCGGTCGATCGCGACGGAAAGCTGTTGTTGCGCAAGCGGGTGGAGACGGGATTGCTCGGCGGCATGACCGAGGTGCCGACGACCGCATGGACGGCGCGCATCGACGGCGAGACCGGAACCGACGCCGCCCCCTTCCCGGCCGACTGGCAGGCGGCGGGCAGCATCGCGCATGTCTTCACCCATTTCGAACTCAGGCTTTCGATCTTCCGGGCCGGGCCGATCGTAGCGCCACCGGGCGATCACGGTTTCTGGGTGCCCGTCACCGAACTTGATGGACAAGCGCTGCCAACTGTCATGAAAAAAGCAATTGCCGCCGCTATTCCGACCGCCTTTGCCAACACCAAGGAATAA
- a CDS encoding DUF721 domain-containing protein, giving the protein MAPRKGVTQIAEIANGIIDPVLARRAGINTALLGSWDEIAGDSFADCTRPEKITWPRRGDLPEEGGHRPGVLTIACEGARALFLSHAQGELIARINGFFGYPAIGQIRIVQKPVSNADRHPRRLRKLEGEKARRLEGMMEGIENENLRRAIERLGTGVFSAKRK; this is encoded by the coding sequence ATGGCACCACGCAAGGGTGTTACCCAGATCGCTGAGATCGCCAATGGCATTATCGACCCGGTGCTCGCTCGCCGCGCCGGCATCAATACGGCTTTGCTCGGTTCTTGGGATGAAATCGCCGGCGACAGTTTTGCCGATTGTACGCGGCCGGAAAAGATCACCTGGCCGCGTCGGGGCGATCTGCCGGAAGAGGGTGGCCACCGCCCGGGCGTTCTTACCATTGCCTGCGAAGGCGCCCGCGCGCTGTTTCTCTCGCATGCCCAGGGCGAACTGATCGCCCGCATCAACGGCTTCTTCGGCTATCCGGCGATTGGCCAGATCCGCATCGTCCAGAAACCGGTTTCCAATGCTGACCGCCATCCGCGACGGCTGCGCAAGCTGGAAGGCGAAAAGGCGCGCCGCCTGGAGGGCATGATGGAGGGCATAGAGAACGAAAACCTGCGCCGCGCCATCGAGCGGCTCGGCACCGGCGTGTTTTCCGCCAAACGCAAATGA
- a CDS encoding DsbA family protein produces MSISELSITKRRLLGGIAVATAGMTFGAATASAVDMPTADRDIDMEAALKPGTLKEMALGDPNAPVKIIEYMSMTCPHCAHFHETTFEPIKTKYVDTGKVYFVLREFPFPQDTASLAAFMLARCTTEDKFFPFVSMFLKQQRTWAAPADNDVRGAMLQLSKLGGFTQETFDACLTNAKLAGDVSAVRDRGAEEFGVQSTPTFLINGKAYSGDMSVDSMSALIDSLL; encoded by the coding sequence ATGTCGATTTCTGAACTTTCGATCACCAAGCGTCGTCTTCTGGGCGGTATTGCCGTGGCTACTGCGGGCATGACTTTCGGCGCCGCAACGGCGTCGGCGGTCGACATGCCAACGGCCGACCGTGACATCGACATGGAAGCCGCTTTGAAGCCGGGTACATTGAAGGAAATGGCGCTCGGCGACCCGAATGCTCCGGTCAAGATCATCGAATACATGTCGATGACCTGCCCGCATTGCGCCCATTTCCATGAAACGACCTTCGAGCCGATCAAGACCAAGTATGTCGACACCGGCAAGGTTTATTTCGTGCTGCGCGAATTCCCGTTCCCGCAGGACACCGCATCGCTCGCCGCCTTCATGCTGGCGCGCTGCACGACGGAAGACAAGTTCTTCCCCTTCGTCTCGATGTTCCTGAAGCAGCAGCGCACTTGGGCGGCCCCGGCGGACAACGATGTGCGCGGCGCCATGCTGCAATTGTCGAAACTCGGCGGTTTTACACAGGAGACCTTCGATGCCTGCTTGACGAACGCGAAGCTTGCCGGTGATGTGTCGGCAGTCCGCGATCGCGGCGCTGAGGAATTCGGGGTCCAGTCCACTCCGACCTTCCTGATCAATGGCAAGGCCTATTCGGGGGACATGTCGGTTGACTCCATGTCGGCCCTCATCGACAGCCTGCTCTGA